The window CGCCCCGCTTGACCCGTTCGATGTAAGCCGGGATCTTATCCTTGGACCCGATCTCCATCAGCATCCGCAAGACGGCCTCGTTGGCCCCTCCATGAAGCGGGCCGTATAGGGCCGCCGCGGCGGCCGCCGTGGCGACGTAGGGGTCCGCATGGGAACTCCCGACGACCCGCATGGCCGTCGTCGAACAGTTCTGCTCGTGGTCGGCGTGGAGGATGAACAGGACGTCCAGCGCCCGCTCCAAGACGGGGTTGACCTTGTACTTCAGCTCGGTCTTCTTGAACATCATGTTGAGAAAGTTGCCCGTGTAGCTGAGGTCGTTGTCGGGATAGGCATACGGCATGCCGATGCTGTGCCGATAGGCAAAGGCGGCCAGCGTCGGCATCTTGGCGATCAGGCGCCAGATCTGTTTGAGGCGGATTTCCGGGTCGAAGATGTTCTTGGCCTCGGGATAGAAGGTCGACAGGGCCGCCACGGTGCTGACCAGGATCCCCATCGGGTGGGCGTCGTAGTGGAAGCCGTCGATGAACTTCTTGATGTTCTCATGGATGATCGTGTGGTGGGTGATGTTGTAGACCCAATCCTCGAGCTGGGAACGGGTCGGCAATTCCCCGAAGATCAGCAGATAGGCCGTCTCCAGGTAGGTGCTCTTCTCGGCCAACTGCTCGATGGGATAGCCCCGGTACAGCAGGATCCCCCGTTCTCCGTCGATGTAGGTGATTCGGCTCTTGCAAAAGGCCGTGTTCATGAACCCCGGGTCGTAGCTCATGAGGCCGAAGTCTTCATCGGAGACCCGGATTTGCCGAAGGTCCATCGCCCGGATGGTGCCATACTGGATGGGAATCTCGTAAGTACGACCGGTTCGATTGTCGGTGATGGTCAGCGTATCTTTCGCCATTTGGTTCCCTCCTCCCGACTGTCTGTAGCGCTCCGGTATTAGTATATGCCGCTCGAATTTTCGATGTCAGGTCTTCTAAGACCACAGGACCATAGACCGTAGACCCATAGAACATAGCCACTCGGGAGGTGAAAAGTGCGATGGGGAGCGGAAAGGGTACCTCCACGAGAGCATGATGTTTCAAGCATTCGGCAGGTGGGCAGTCGGCAGATAGGCAGATGGGCAGGTGGGCCGTCGGCCCAAGACCGTGGCTCGCCACTTCGTTACTTCGGCGAATGGCGAAATGGCGAGTAGCGAGTGGCGAATGGCGAGTATGGGGCGGTCCCCGGGGCGGTGTCCTGTGGCTGATGGCTCGTATTAGCTCATGGGTCATA of the bacterium HR11 genome contains:
- the aarA gene encoding Citrate synthase, with the protein product MAKDTLTITDNRTGRTYEIPIQYGTIRAMDLRQIRVSDEDFGLMSYDPGFMNTAFCKSRITYIDGERGILLYRGYPIEQLAEKSTYLETAYLLIFGELPTRSQLEDWVYNITHHTIIHENIKKFIDGFHYDAHPMGILVSTVAALSTFYPEAKNIFDPEIRLKQIWRLIAKMPTLAAFAYRHSIGMPYAYPDNDLSYTGNFLNMMFKKTELKYKVNPVLERALDVLFILHADHEQNCSTTAMRVVGSSHADPYVATAAAAAALYGPLHGGANEAVLRMLMEIGSKDKIPAYIERVKRGETRLMGFGHRVYKSYDPRARIIKQIANEVFEVTGRNPLIDIALELERIALEDDYFVQRRLYPNVDFYSGIIYQAMGFPVEMFPVLFAIARTAGWLAQWQELILDTEQRIARPRQIYMGPGRRDYVPLEARG